In one Paramormyrops kingsleyae isolate MSU_618 chromosome 18, PKINGS_0.4, whole genome shotgun sequence genomic region, the following are encoded:
- the LOC111833080 gene encoding adenine phosphoribosyltransferase isoform X1 produces the protein MDALAVPEDRRRGWYLSLMAPNTKGPRFAWLDPSRLYCNHQALSDCVTDLLQPFQNTSIDLVAGIDAMGFILGSAIATRLGRGFLAIRKAGHLCIQTKEQAYKDYSSCQKLMEVRLDVLRAGLNVLLVDQWIETGGTMKAAIALVEKLGATVAGVAAIAIENSNGGRWIKDNYTSSHCVPDELQAQIDRQQLDSFQSFGSRGSANEPEGMSSPVGGSLISTL, from the exons ATGGACGCGCTGGCCGTGCCAGAAGACCGGCGGAGAGGCTGGTATCTTTCGCTCATGGCTCCCAACACCAAGGGTCCCAGGTTCGCCTGGCTGGACCCATCTCGGCTTTATTGCAACCACCAG GCTCTCTCTGACTGTGTGACGGACCTACTTCAGCCTTTCCAAAACACGTCCATCGATCTGGTCGCCGGGATCGATGCCATGGGGTTTATTCTAG gctcagCCATAGCCACCCGCCTGGGTAGGGGCTTCCTGGCTATCCGGAAAGCGGGTCACCTCTGCATACAGACGAAGGAGCAAGCCTACAAGGACTACTCCAGCTGCCAGAAGCTCATGGAGGTGCGTCTGGACGTGCTAAGAGCAG GCCTGAATGTGCTGCTCGTGGACCAGTGGATCGAGACCGGAGGCACCATGAAGGCGGCCATCGCCCTGGTGGAGAAGCTGGGAGCCACCGTCGCTG GCGTAGCTGCCATCGCCATCGAGAACAGCAATGGGGGGCGTTGGATCAAAGACAACTACACGTCGTCACACTGTGTGCCGGATGAGCTGCAGGCCCAGATCGACAGGCAACAACTGGACTCCTTCCAGAGCTTTGGCAGCAGGGGCAGTGCCAATGAGCCAGAGGGCATGTCTTCTCCCGTGGGCGGGAGCCTGATCTCCACATTATGA
- the LOC111833080 gene encoding adenine phosphoribosyltransferase isoform X2 — protein MDALAVPEDRRRGWYLSLMAPNTKGPRFAWLDPSRLYCNHQALSDCVTDLLQPFQNTSIDLVAGIDAMGFILGSAIATRLGRGFLAIRKAGHLCIQTKEQAYKDYSSCQKLMEVRLDVLRAGVAAIAIENSNGGRWIKDNYTSSHCVPDELQAQIDRQQLDSFQSFGSRGSANEPEGMSSPVGGSLISTL, from the exons ATGGACGCGCTGGCCGTGCCAGAAGACCGGCGGAGAGGCTGGTATCTTTCGCTCATGGCTCCCAACACCAAGGGTCCCAGGTTCGCCTGGCTGGACCCATCTCGGCTTTATTGCAACCACCAG GCTCTCTCTGACTGTGTGACGGACCTACTTCAGCCTTTCCAAAACACGTCCATCGATCTGGTCGCCGGGATCGATGCCATGGGGTTTATTCTAG gctcagCCATAGCCACCCGCCTGGGTAGGGGCTTCCTGGCTATCCGGAAAGCGGGTCACCTCTGCATACAGACGAAGGAGCAAGCCTACAAGGACTACTCCAGCTGCCAGAAGCTCATGGAGGTGCGTCTGGACGTGCTAAGAGCAG GCGTAGCTGCCATCGCCATCGAGAACAGCAATGGGGGGCGTTGGATCAAAGACAACTACACGTCGTCACACTGTGTGCCGGATGAGCTGCAGGCCCAGATCGACAGGCAACAACTGGACTCCTTCCAGAGCTTTGGCAGCAGGGGCAGTGCCAATGAGCCAGAGGGCATGTCTTCTCCCGTGGGCGGGAGCCTGATCTCCACATTATGA